A single genomic interval of Pseudochaenichthys georgianus chromosome 3, fPseGeo1.2, whole genome shotgun sequence harbors:
- the LOC117465603 gene encoding protein TANC1-like, whose amino-acid sequence MFRAVFGNKREGGGKRGEKKNQRHPGSEVYTHSTLQKGSRGRATHVKDHATDPVKLRRLTKGASISLPSSPLLPRQADIVPSHSCMKFPGRLRQREYVDGSSNARDPLVFASCRGRTDQRDLHVEPQLGSSLSTQELMTRLCFLLGEATPGTVSSPMEDRREKKCDSSAQGGSPSSTLTCSTTSPCSESPSSTLSTSAGGQLLSQPLSLPSTHCSTSTSPSGTLSSSVPSHGPGPLAGSSPGPPSQSPTSTLGSKDSGIIATNTSSSENEERSPFSERLTKEEGPGGGAGVMGHASEDRHPGPTRDNLTPRPDEALPRTDITEPRTPPAPKRPLPQHHIHCTSSLVMPRPNSVAATSSTRLEDLSFLDNQRAAGHRSSVRKHNTAGRTNDDSKGRLVPFKQADIMLKPLLFEVPGITAETPFVGRDWLFTRLEEVLRKTSSCEGRGAVIVGNAGSGKTAIIWRLVTLCCHGKRTPQGGPSIPHSPSSSPKCGDKQGKAVSKQPPADSQPNQSASAGTSDITAQRKEAVRCLAAKVVAYHFCQADNTYTCLVPEFVHSVAALLARAPQLAPYRELLAQEPHLQNTLSLRSCVQDPIAAFRKGILEPIASLRKERRLPEEDYIILVDSLNEAEFHKPDYGDTIATFITKIVSKFPPWLKLVVTVRTSLVEITTLLPFSGISLDILPDSSDLGADLSDYIHHRVSSSTQVAANVTTPTGSAPDQLLLSKFSSHLSTRSHGSILYLQLTLDLFHKGHLALKGGNYLVVPVSLSEVYLLMCRVNFPDKEAFELVLPVLNVALASLHPLTDEQMFRALNAGSVRGELEWKDFQLRLDSLAGFMVRRRDGTRMLCHPSFREWLVWRADGESSDFLCDSRSGHALLAFMFSRQEGKLNRQQTMELGHHILKAHIFKGLSKKTGVSSSVLQAIWVNCSTDSLSAALASLRNLYTPNIKVSRLLMLGGASVTWCTEVVGHAPILAVHAHLGHVEMVALLLEYGAPLDGTTDSGMTPLCLAAAAGHTDIVSALCKKGAKVGHADKSNQCALVHAGLKGHAEIITILLGQDWGAEVPADPQQHHSTEAVTGKAKAAQQAATAAASVGNTQVVKSLLDLKDEQLDVQMDAHDSLWGETVLSAAAGRGRMEVCVFLLEGGAGLEIPNRRGMVPLLSATKHGHTQVVELLLKHGADINVSEKQGRKALMLAASEDHTSTVELLLSKDASPSAADQDGLTALSWACLKGQKGAVQLLAEAGADLNHPDRQGRTPLDLAALNGEADIVHCLVEHGAVLERDTTATRGSERGPGCQNPALVASLLKKGSKMGYKTAPHDRSGHATWAMASSKPDILLILLQKLMEEGNMLYKKGRMKEAGQRYQYALRKLPREGQGDELKGLKELRVSLYLNLSRCRRKTNDFGLAEEFATKALELKPRSYEAYYARARAKRSSRQFAAALADLHEAARLSPSNREIRRLLVRVEEECKHHQKACSNNMAQGYNRDPHTHHHQTPEEEADVYSQGSLERQVPAEHTDTEREEDKDDEEEEASLQCGKSPEFWLLNPYAPNRTLPGGVAFGLSDQPPCFPQEEYVQNQLFVELPEPVSALNRQSQGLSRTHHHCHSLQTGVRVGGRPLSLCGPSSPLPGRHMSASLRPAPVLGIDIGYGLANEHPGHSPTELHHPMSPNSSSPPGPLHMYQPRSSSFSRGSDRLSTHSVALDGLALALGAGMEVRRDGGGGTAGSRGSSSSQASSGNLSDGGRQQVVDAPCPLKSSGSFKTKPELKPRPFMGVMDKSVRVQGQQTSGLSRQGGGIEGLSMSVMEFQGLSNEFKRASFQEQQSREFGERILQRESRVSASSQLRFPDGRHRQASLTRDNPALHMAPIKPKRSFIESNV is encoded by the exons ATGTTCAGAGCAGTGTTTGGAaacaagagagagggaggaggaaaaCGAGGAGAGAAAAAGAACCAAAGACATCCAG GAAGTGAGGTGTACACTCACAGCACTTTGCAGAAGGGTAGTCGTGGGCGTGCCACACATGTCAAGGATCATGCCACTGACCCGGTAAAACTGAGGAGACTGACCAAGGGAGCGTCCATTTCCTTACCGTCCTCCCCTCTGCTCCCTCGACAGGCCGACATAGTTCCCTCCCACTCGTGCATGAAGTTCCCAG GACGGTTAAGGCAGCGAGAGTATGTGGATGGCTCTTCCAATGCGAGAGATCCCCTTGTCTTTGCCTCGTGCCGTGGCAGGACAGACCAGAGAG ACCTCCACGTGGAGCCCCAGCTGGGCTCCTCCCTTTCTACCCAGGAACTGATGACCAGACTATGCTTCTTATTGGGAGAAGCAACGCCTGGCACTGTTAGCTCTCCTATGGAGGACAGGAGGGAAAAGAAG TGTGATTCCTCTGCTCAGGGGGGGAGCCCCAGCTCCACTCTCACCTGCAGCACCACCTCCCCCTGCTccgagagcccctcctccacccTGAGCACCAGTGCTGGAGGCCAGCTTTTGTCCCAGCCTTTATCCTTACCTTCAACTCACTGCAGCACGAGCACCAGCCCCAGTGGGACCCTCTCCAGCTCTGTGCCCAGCCATGGCCCTGGTCCCCTCGCTGGGAGCAGCCCTGGGCCTCCTTCTCAAAGCCCTACCTCCACCCTAGGGAGCAAGGATAGTGGAATCATAG CAACCAACACTAGTTCCTCTGAGAATGAGGAGCGCAGCCCATTCAGTGAACGTCTGACTAAGGAAGAAGGCCCGGGGGGCGGTGCTGGTGTAATGGGCCATGCAAGCGAGGACCGCCATCCCGGGCCAACCAGGGACAATCTGACCCCCCGACCAGATGAGGCCTTACCCAGAACCGACATCACAGAACCCAGGACTCCACCAGCACCGAAAAGACCCCTCCCACAGCACCACATACACTGCACTTCCTCCCTTGTGATGCCACGTCCAAACTCTGTGGCAG CAACCAGCTCCACTCGATTGGAAGATTTGAGTTTTCTGGACAACCAAAGGGCCGCAGGACACAGGAGCTCCGTCCGCAAACACAACACAGCTGGACGCACAAATGATGACTCCAAAG GGAGATTGGTGCCATTCAAACAAGCTGACATCATGCTCAAACCGCTGCTGTTTGAAGTCCCCGGCATCACCGCAGAGACACCTTTTGTTGGCCGGGATTGGCTCTTCACACGTCTGGAGGAGGTCCTGAGAAAGACGAGCAGCTGTGAGGGACGTGGGGCTGTCATTGTGGGTAACGCAGGATCCGGGAAGACAGCTATCATCTGGCGGTTGGTGACGCTCTGCTGCCATGGGAAGCGAACACCACAGGGAGGTCCCAGCATCCCTCACAGCCCCAGCTCCTCCCCCAAAT GTGGGGATAAGCAGGGAAAAGCAGTCTCCAAACAGCCGCCAGCTGACTCCCAGCCCAACCAGAGTGCTAGTGCAGGAACAAGCGATATTACAGCACAGAGGAAAGAGGCTGTCAGATGCCTGGCTGCCAAG GTGGTGGCGTACCATTTCTGTCAGGCGGACAACACCTACACCTGCCTGGTTCCAGAGTTTGTGCACAGCGTCGCCGCCCTGCTGGCCAGAGCCCCACAGCTCGCCCCGTACAGGGAGCTGCTGGCACAAGAGCCCCACCTTCAAAACACTCTCAGTCTGAGATCCTGCGTTCAGGACCCCATCGCTGCCTTCAGAAAGGGAATCCTGGAACCCATAGCCAGCCTGCGCAAGG AGCGCAGGCTGCCGGAAGAAGACTACATTATATTGGTCGACAGTCTTAATGAAGCAGAGTTCCATAAACCAGACTATGGGGACACCATCGCCACTTTCATTACCAAAATAGTCTCCAAATTCCCCCCCTGGCTAAAGTTGGTGGTCACAGTGAGGACAAGTCTGGTG GAAATCACCACACTCCTTCCCTTCTCTGGTATCTCTCTGGACATCCTGCCAGACAGCAGTGATCTGGGCGCTGACCTGAGCGACTACATCCATCATCGggtcagcagcagcacccaggTCGCCGCCAACGTCACCACGCCAACAGGCTCCGCCCCCGATCAGCTGCTCCTCAGCAAGTTCAGCAGTCACCTGTCAACACGCAGCCACGGCTCCATCCTGTACCTGCAATTGACCCTGGATCTGTTCCACAAGGGCCACCTGGCTCTGAAAGGAGGAAACTACCTGGTGGTGCCCGTGTCCCTGTCGGAG GTGTACCTGCTGATGTGTCGTGTGAACTTTCCGGATAAAGAGGCCTTTGAACTGGTGCTTCCGGTGCTAAATGTGGCGCTGGCTTCTCTGCACCCACTGACTGACGAACAAATGTTCAGGGCGCTGAACGCAGGCAGTGTGAGGGGGGAGCTGGAGTGGAAGGACTTCCAGCTGAGATTAGACAGCCTGGCTGGATTCATG GTGAGACGCAGGGACGGCACACGGATGCTTTGTCATCCCTCCTTCAGAGAGTGGCTGGTGTGGAGAGCAGATGGAGAGAGCAGTGACTTTCTCTGTGACTCTAG GAGTGGACACGCTCTCCTGGCCTTCATGTTCTCCAGGCAGGAGGGCAAGCTGAACCGGCAGCAGACCATGGAACTGGGACACCACATCCTCAAGGCTCACATATTCAAG GGTCTCAGTAAGAAGACAGGTGTGTCCTCCAGCGTTCTCCAGGCGATATGGGTgaactgcagcacagacagtttGTCCGCTGCACTGGCCTCGCTGAGAAACCTATATACACCTAACATCAAG GTAAGTCGTCTGTTGATGCTAGGTGGCGCTAGCGTGACCTGGTGTACCGAGGTGGTTGGACATGCGCCCATCCTGGCCGTCCACGCTCACCTCGGGCACGTGGAGATGGTGGCTCTGCTGCTTGAATATGGTGCTCCGCTAGATGGGACCACCGACAGTGGCATGACGCCCCTCTGTCTGGCTGCGGCTGCGGGACACACAGACATCGTCAGTGCGCTCTGCAAGAAAGGGGCCAAG GTGGGCCATGCTGATAAGAGTAACCAGTGTGCGCTGGTCCACGCTGGGCTGAAGGGCCATGCAGAAATCATCACCATCTTGCTGGGCCAGGATTGGGGAGCAGAGGTTCCCGCTGACCCACAGCAGCACCACAGCACTGAAGCTGTGACTGGGAAAGCAAAGGCAGCTCAGCAGGCGGCTACCGCTGCAGCTAGTGTGGGAAACACACAG GTGGTAAAGAGCTTGCTGGATTTGAAAGATGAACAGCTGGACGTGCAGATGGACGCTCACGACTCTCTCTGGGGAGAAACGG TGCTGAGCGCGGCAGCAGGAAGAGGGaggatggaggtgtgtgtgttcctcctggaggggggggcagggctGGAGATACCGAACCGCAGGGGGATGGTCCCGCTGCTCAGTGCCACcaaacatggacacacacag GTTGTTGAGTTGCTGCTAAAGCACGGTGCAGATATCAACGTCTCTGAGAAGCAGGGTCGCAAAGCCCTGATGCTCGCCGCCTCAGAGGACCACACCAGCACCGTGGAACTGCTGCTGTCAAAGG ATGCCTCTCCTTCTGCTGCGGATCAGGACGGGCTGACCGCCctgagctgggcgtgtctgaagggGCAGAAAGGTGCGGTGCAGCTGCTGGCGGAGGCCGGCGCCGACCTGAACCACCCGGACCGACAGGGGCGGACCCCTCTGGACCTCGCTGCTCTGAACGGGGAGGCAGATATA GTTCATTGCCTTGTGGAACATGGAGCGGTGTTGGAGAGAGACACCACCGCCACCAGAGGCTCGGAGCGGGGGCCGGGCTGCCAGAACCCCGCCCTGGTGGCCTCGCTGCTGAAGAAAGGATCCAAGATGG GCTACAAAACGGCTCCACATGATCGATCAG GTCACGCTACATGGGCTATGGCTTCCTCCAAACCAGacatcctcctcatcctcctgcagaagctgatggaggaaGGGAACATGCTTTACAAG AAGGGACGTATGAAGGAGGCAGGCCAGCGTTATCAGTATGCCCTGAGGAAGCTACCTCGTGAGGGGCAAGGAGACGAGCTGAAAGGGCTCAAAGAGCTGCGGGTCTCCCTCTATCTAAACCTCTCCCGCTGCCGCAGGAAAACCAAT GATTTTGGGCTAGCAGAGGAGTTTGCCACAAAAGCCCTGGAACTCAAACCCCGGTCTTATGAAGCGTATTATGCCAGAGCACGTGCCAAGAGGAGTAGCAG GCAGTTTGCTGCAGCGCTGGCAGACCTCCACGAAGCAGCACGACTCTCGCCGTCCAACCGGGAGATCAGGCGCCTGCTGGTCCGGGTAGAAGAGGAATGCAAACATCATCAGAAGGCGTGCAGCAACAACATGGCACAGGGTTACAACAGGGACCCTCACACCCACCACCATCAAACCCCAGAGGAAGAGGCAGACGTCTATTCGCAGGGAAGCCTTGAGAGGCAAGTCCCTGCGGAGCACACTGATacagagagggaggaggacaAGGACGACGAGGAGGAGGAAGCCAGCTTGCAGTGTGGAAAAAGTCCTGAGTTTTGGCTCCTGAATCCGTACGCTCCCAACAGGACCCTCCCTGGAGGCGTGGCCTTTGGTTTATCAGATCAGCCGCCATGTTTCCCTCAAGAGGAATATGTGCAGAACCAACTGTTTGTGGAGTTGCCCGAGCCCGTTTCTGCTCTGAACAGACAGAGCCAGGGCCTCAGCAGGACTCATCACCACTGCCACTCTCTCCAGACAGGGGTCCGGGTCGGGGGCcggcctctctctctgtgcggCCCCTCCAGTCCACTGCCAGGCAGACATATGTCCGCTTCCCTGAGGCCGGCCCCCGTGCTCGGTATTGACATCGGCTATGGGTTAGCCAATGAACACCCGGGACACAGCCCCACTGAGCTCCATCACCCCATGTCTCCCAACAGCTCCTCCCCACCCGGGCCCCTCCATATGTACCAGCCCCGCTCCTCCAGCTTCTCCAGGGGCTCGGACAGACTGTCCACCCACTCTGTGGCTCTGGACGGCCTGGCTCTCGCCCTGGGGGCCGGTATGGAGGTCAGGAGGGATGGTGGGGGAGGAACAGCGGGCTCAAGGGGGTCCAGCTCCAGTCAGGCCTCCAGTGGGAACCTGTCAGACGGCGGCAGGCAGCAGGTGGTAGACGCCCCCTGCCCCCTCAAGAGTAGCGGGAGCTTCAAGACCAAACCTGAGCTGAAGCCCCGCCCCTTCATGGGAGTGATGGACAAATCAGTGCGAGTCCAGGGCCAGCAGACCTCTGGCCTGAGCCGACAGGGAGGAGGGATAGAGGGTCTCAGTATGTCAGTCATGGAGTTTCAAGGGTTGAGCAATGAGTTCAAACGCGCTTCTTTCCAGGAGCAGCAGAGCCGGGAGTTTGGGGAGCGGATCCTCCAGCGAGAGTCCAGAGTCAGCGCGTCCTCACAGCTCCGCTTCCCCGACGGGAGGCACAGACAGGCCAGCCTCACCAGAGACAACCCCGCTCTGCATATGGCGCCCATCAAACCCAAACGCTCATTTATAGAGTCCAACGTGTGA